In one Mucilaginibacter sp. PAMB04168 genomic region, the following are encoded:
- a CDS encoding gluconokinase produces MLPYLLGIDIGTGSTKAVALSFDGAVLASAQHHYDISSPQQGYSEQDPEMIWQAFVSCVNDVVKQLNYQPEGMGFSSAMHSLIAVDKGGKALHPMITWADTRSEAIAKNIRESAQAEELYRQTGTPIHPMSPLCKLIWLRENDNELVKKTAKFISIKEYIWYKLFNHFEVDYSIASATGLFDIKSLTWSTEACNLAGVTPAQLSEPVNTNYTRRDIDEQTAALLSIAASTPVVIGASDGCCANLGSQINDTITAALTIGTSGAVRITSKTPIYNFKAMTFNYLLNENTYVCGGAVNNGGIAVDWLIRNFLNLKDIKEDSYHLLFAAIDEVPAGSDGLLFLPYLYGDRAPIWDSQSSGAFLNVKPQHTQNHFLRAALEGICYALNDVIVTLESTANITIERLNISGGFVNSKTWVQTLADITGKKLSVIQQEDASTIGAILLTLDALFPGKTIPTTDETIITDCIPQNHDVYLRAFSKFRKVYQDLKESMHGFE; encoded by the coding sequence ATGTTACCATATTTGTTAGGGATTGATATAGGTACTGGCAGTACTAAAGCCGTTGCCCTTAGTTTTGATGGTGCAGTACTGGCTTCTGCGCAGCATCATTATGATATAAGCAGCCCACAGCAGGGCTATAGTGAGCAGGATCCTGAAATGATATGGCAGGCTTTTGTTAGCTGCGTTAACGATGTGGTAAAGCAGCTCAACTATCAGCCGGAAGGTATGGGCTTTAGCAGTGCCATGCACAGCCTTATAGCTGTTGATAAAGGAGGCAAAGCCTTACACCCTATGATTACCTGGGCCGATACCCGGAGCGAGGCGATAGCTAAAAACATCAGGGAGTCTGCCCAGGCAGAAGAATTATACCGGCAAACCGGTACACCTATTCATCCCATGTCGCCGTTGTGTAAGCTGATATGGCTGCGGGAAAACGATAATGAATTGGTTAAAAAAACGGCTAAGTTCATTTCCATTAAAGAATATATATGGTATAAACTATTTAACCACTTTGAGGTAGATTACTCTATTGCCTCTGCCACCGGTTTATTTGATATTAAAAGTCTTACCTGGAGTACAGAAGCCTGCAACTTGGCAGGTGTAACCCCGGCACAATTATCTGAGCCGGTTAATACAAACTACACCCGCAGAGATATAGATGAGCAAACTGCAGCGCTTTTAAGCATAGCTGCATCAACCCCTGTCGTAATAGGCGCAAGCGATGGTTGTTGTGCTAATTTGGGTAGCCAAATAAACGATACTATAACTGCAGCCTTAACTATTGGCACCAGTGGTGCGGTACGTATTACCAGCAAAACACCCATCTATAATTTTAAGGCCATGACGTTTAACTACCTGCTTAACGAGAATACTTATGTATGTGGCGGAGCGGTAAATAATGGGGGTATAGCTGTTGACTGGCTGATTCGTAATTTTTTGAACCTGAAAGACATTAAAGAAGATAGTTATCATTTACTTTTTGCAGCTATAGATGAGGTACCTGCCGGCAGCGATGGATTACTGTTTTTGCCTTACCTGTATGGCGACCGTGCACCCATTTGGGATTCGCAGAGCAGCGGGGCATTCCTAAATGTGAAGCCTCAGCATACGCAAAACCACTTCTTAAGGGCGGCTCTGGAAGGTATTTGTTATGCGCTTAACGATGTTATTGTGACGTTAGAAAGCACGGCAAATATTACTATTGAACGCTTAAACATTAGCGGTGGCTTTGTAAATTCAAAGACCTGGGTGCAAACCCTTGCCGATATTACCGGTAAAAAGTTAAGCGTAATACAACAGGAGGATGCCTCTACCATTGGTGCCATACTGCTTACGCTGGACGCACTGTTTCCGGGCAAAACCATTCCAACTACTGATGAAACCATTATCACCGACTGCATTCCGCAAAACCACGACGTCTATTTACGGGCGTTCTCCAAGTTCCGCAAGGTTTACCAGGATTTGAAGGAGTCGATGCATGGCTTTGAATAA
- a CDS encoding C40 family peptidase — translation MTLNFKCVIALLLLITLSDTQGSAQGLFGKLTQKAKQIGERVLDKAVDDALKGKKQPETKSPTTSTGGENGPSEPDNTAIRDTPAPLVNNMITTDTLITNTHTVYHFNTSTLTPKDFVAYALTLKGTPYVYGSTDPAYGLDCSGFITHVFNHFNIQVPRRTFDFKNAEKKVSITEARPGDILLFTGADASSRLPGHMGIITTKGKDIQFVHASSGQANGVTTSMLSYSYFKSRLVAVVRVF, via the coding sequence ATGACCTTAAACTTTAAGTGCGTTATTGCGCTGTTGTTACTCATCACGTTATCTGACACTCAGGGCAGCGCACAAGGCTTATTCGGAAAACTAACTCAGAAAGCCAAACAAATAGGCGAAAGAGTATTAGACAAAGCAGTGGATGATGCTCTGAAAGGCAAGAAACAGCCAGAAACCAAATCGCCCACTACCAGTACCGGAGGAGAGAATGGTCCATCAGAGCCGGATAACACCGCCATTAGGGATACACCTGCGCCACTAGTTAATAATATGATTACAACCGACACGCTGATTACCAATACACATACGGTATACCATTTTAATACATCGACCTTAACACCTAAAGATTTTGTAGCCTATGCCTTAACGCTAAAAGGCACGCCCTATGTATATGGCTCCACCGATCCGGCTTACGGGTTGGATTGCTCGGGCTTTATTACCCATGTATTTAATCACTTCAATATACAGGTACCCCGGCGTACATTCGATTTTAAAAATGCAGAAAAGAAGGTATCTATCACTGAAGCCCGCCCGGGCGATATTTTACTGTTTACCGGTGCCGATGCCAGCAGCAGATTACCGGGCCACATGGGTATCATAACCACTAAGGGGAAAGATATACAGTTTGTGCATGCTTCATCCGGCCAGGCTAATGGCGTAACTACATCAATGCTGAGTTATAGCTATTTTAAATCGCGGTTGGTTGCCGTTGTTAGAGTTTTCTAA
- a CDS encoding GNAT family N-acetyltransferase — protein MDNLLIEQIRPELTWRLRRGALYPEAPLHTMEMDEDNYGLHFGAFYPDKLVGVVSLFQDGTDFQFRKFAVDPQLQNQGIGLQLLQYISHFALAQGGERIWCNARLSATGFYSRAGFVQTGYPFNKNGIEYVVMEKPLI, from the coding sequence TTGGATAATTTACTTATAGAACAAATAAGACCAGAATTAACCTGGAGGCTGCGTCGTGGTGCTTTATATCCTGAAGCGCCCCTGCATACCATGGAGATGGACGAAGATAATTACGGCTTGCACTTTGGCGCTTTTTACCCGGATAAGCTGGTTGGTGTGGTATCGCTTTTTCAAGATGGCACCGATTTCCAGTTCCGCAAGTTTGCGGTAGACCCACAACTACAGAATCAGGGCATTGGTTTGCAGCTGCTACAATACATCAGCCATTTTGCATTGGCCCAGGGTGGTGAACGCATTTGGTGCAATGCCCGTCTATCGGCTACAGGCTTTTATTCCAGAGCGGGCTTTGTTCAAACAGGCTATCCTTTTAATAAGAACGGCATCGAATATGTGGTAATGGAAAAACCGCTTATATAA
- a CDS encoding glycoside hydrolase family 31 protein — MNFKILGPAQSINSNNNQLVIKTAEAEAQLTIYSPSIIRVKVTQQPDNADESFAVIRQPLSNTLTYQETEAEITLQTSALTVRINKSSLRFAFYTPEGQLLSRDDERFGIAWQNSQVVNYRELQPDEKFIGLGEKVGNLNRRASSYVNWNTDAPDYGPKTDPIYESFPFFIGIHSGRTYGLFLDNTHKSYFDFGASTDNEFMWLGADDGDLNYYFFGAQTVAGIIEDYTWLTGRMEMPPLWSLGYQQCRWSYMSAQEVLNIAAKFRERNIPADVMYCDIDYMDGYKIFTWNPDTFADPKQFLEQLKAMNFKLVTIVDPGIKVEKGYPQYDEGVDKGYFATYPNGQNYVGEVWPGRCHFPDFFREDVREWWGASFNALTKPGVDGFWNDMNEPAVWNQNMPWIVKFGDKFMPEVRNVYGMQMARATYEGTRKLLNNKRPFVLTRAAYAGTQRYSAVWTGDNTANDDHILLGVRLVNSLGVSGMANVGVDIGGFSGNPTPEMMVRWNSLGTYTPMYRNHAIQGADYREPWQYGSENEALIKKSIERRYELLPYLYSVFYTATQTGLPVCRTLAIDYTHDQAIYYEDYQNQFMFGDSLLVAPVISTQLTVKVYLPQGNWIRLSTEEKLEGGREYVVDSPLNDLPVFVKAGAIIPMQSVIQSTQHAGDGILRIHVYQGDKPTSFVYYEDDGDTYNYENGSHHKRIINFDPAAKTITLSAVEGGYTSKFQQVQVVLHGFDGNEVNSVACTNEEIVIQY, encoded by the coding sequence ATGAACTTTAAGATACTAGGCCCCGCTCAAAGCATTAACTCCAACAACAACCAGCTTGTCATTAAAACTGCAGAAGCTGAGGCACAGCTTACTATTTATAGCCCTTCTATCATCAGGGTGAAGGTTACACAGCAGCCCGATAATGCAGATGAATCCTTTGCTGTTATCCGGCAGCCTTTGTCTAACACGTTAACATACCAGGAGACAGAAGCAGAAATTACCCTGCAAACATCGGCGCTAACCGTTCGCATCAATAAGAGTTCGTTACGCTTTGCATTTTATACACCCGAAGGCCAATTGCTTAGTCGCGATGATGAGCGCTTTGGCATTGCATGGCAAAACAGCCAGGTAGTAAATTACCGGGAGCTTCAGCCTGATGAAAAGTTTATTGGCTTGGGCGAAAAAGTTGGCAACCTCAACCGCCGCGCCAGTTCGTATGTTAACTGGAATACCGATGCACCCGATTATGGTCCCAAAACAGATCCTATTTACGAAAGCTTCCCGTTTTTTATAGGCATACACAGCGGACGTACTTACGGGCTGTTTTTGGACAATACGCATAAGAGCTACTTTGATTTTGGCGCTTCTACCGATAATGAATTTATGTGGCTGGGGGCTGATGACGGCGACCTGAATTATTATTTTTTTGGGGCGCAAACCGTAGCCGGCATTATTGAAGATTACACCTGGTTAACCGGCCGCATGGAAATGCCACCGCTTTGGAGCCTGGGTTACCAGCAATGCCGCTGGAGTTACATGAGCGCTCAGGAAGTGCTGAATATAGCCGCCAAGTTCCGTGAGCGGAATATTCCTGCCGATGTAATGTATTGCGATATCGATTACATGGACGGCTACAAAATCTTTACCTGGAACCCTGACACATTTGCCGACCCCAAACAATTTTTGGAACAGTTAAAGGCAATGAACTTTAAACTGGTTACGATAGTAGACCCGGGTATTAAGGTTGAAAAAGGGTACCCACAATACGATGAAGGGGTTGATAAAGGGTACTTTGCCACCTACCCAAATGGCCAAAACTATGTTGGCGAAGTATGGCCGGGCCGTTGCCATTTTCCCGACTTTTTCAGGGAAGACGTGCGCGAGTGGTGGGGGGCCTCTTTCAATGCGCTTACCAAGCCCGGTGTTGACGGTTTTTGGAATGACATGAACGAGCCTGCCGTATGGAACCAAAATATGCCTTGGATTGTAAAATTTGGCGATAAGTTTATGCCCGAGGTACGTAACGTATATGGCATGCAAATGGCTCGTGCCACTTATGAGGGGACGCGTAAGCTGTTGAATAACAAACGCCCTTTTGTACTAACCCGTGCAGCCTATGCAGGCACACAACGATATTCTGCCGTGTGGACGGGTGACAACACGGCTAACGACGATCATATTCTGTTGGGCGTTCGGTTGGTAAACAGCCTGGGTGTAAGCGGTATGGCTAATGTAGGGGTTGATATTGGCGGCTTTAGCGGCAATCCAACGCCCGAAATGATGGTGCGCTGGAACAGCCTGGGCACTTATACGCCTATGTACCGCAACCACGCCATACAGGGGGCCGATTACCGCGAACCTTGGCAGTACGGATCTGAAAATGAAGCCTTAATTAAAAAGTCTATTGAAAGGCGCTATGAGTTACTACCCTACTTATATTCTGTTTTTTACACTGCTACGCAAACCGGCCTACCGGTTTGCCGCACGCTGGCAATTGATTATACGCACGACCAAGCTATATATTACGAAGATTACCAGAACCAGTTTATGTTTGGCGATAGCCTCCTGGTAGCGCCGGTTATAAGCACACAACTAACGGTAAAAGTATACCTCCCGCAGGGTAACTGGATAAGGCTTAGCACCGAAGAAAAACTTGAAGGCGGCCGCGAATATGTAGTAGATTCACCGCTTAATGACCTGCCCGTGTTTGTAAAAGCAGGCGCTATTATACCTATGCAGAGTGTAATCCAAAGCACGCAACACGCCGGCGATGGTATATTAAGAATACATGTTTACCAGGGAGATAAACCAACCAGCTTCGTTTATTATGAGGACGACGGCGATACTTATAATTATGAAAACGGTAGTCACCATAAACGCATTATTAACTTC
- a CDS encoding ABC transporter ATP-binding protein: MKKHHHKEILTPWQRLVRILHYERSTINYIFIYAMLIGLIGLTLPLGTTAVFNLLSNGALYSSTYLLIAVILVGIIIGGLLLIGQLSLVEVIEQKIFAKTALEFAYRLPRIKKQALADENPSELVNRFFDILTIQKGLTKLLVEIVAAAVQIFFSAILLSFYHPFFIAFGIVVILFVILILWLYFKSGVETSMEESEYKYEVVAYLEEVAADLDPYRHSAEKRREVVETTDEITANYLQARNDHFAILKRFFVSAVAIRTILMGGLLLLGSYFVVTREMSFGQFVAAEVIVVQISYAIEKLMTNMNTVFDMVTGSEKLAIVTDLELQEGDLSHE, from the coding sequence ATGAAGAAACATCATCACAAGGAAATACTTACACCGTGGCAAAGGCTTGTGCGTATTTTGCACTACGAGCGTTCAACCATTAACTACATATTTATTTACGCAATGCTTATAGGCCTCATAGGCCTTACATTGCCTTTAGGTACTACTGCCGTATTCAATTTGTTATCAAACGGCGCATTATACAGTTCTACTTACCTCCTCATAGCCGTCATCCTGGTGGGCATAATTATTGGCGGGTTGCTCCTCATCGGCCAGTTATCACTGGTTGAAGTAATTGAGCAAAAGATATTTGCCAAAACTGCACTTGAGTTTGCCTATAGGCTGCCACGCATTAAAAAACAAGCATTGGCTGATGAGAATCCGTCCGAATTGGTAAACCGATTTTTTGATATACTTACCATTCAAAAGGGGTTAACCAAGTTGCTGGTTGAAATTGTTGCAGCTGCAGTTCAGATCTTTTTTAGTGCTATACTACTGTCTTTTTATCACCCGTTTTTTATCGCATTTGGTATCGTTGTTATACTGTTTGTGATCTTAATACTATGGTTGTATTTCAAGTCGGGTGTTGAAACCAGTATGGAAGAATCTGAATATAAATATGAGGTTGTTGCTTATCTTGAAGAAGTAGCTGCCGATTTAGACCCTTACCGCCATAGCGCTGAGAAGCGGCGGGAAGTTGTTGAAACGACTGACGAAATTACCGCCAACTACCTGCAAGCCCGTAACGATCACTTTGCTATCTTGAAACGCTTTTTTGTAAGTGCGGTTGCCATACGCACTATCCTCATGGGTGGACTGCTATTACTGGGGTCTTACTTTGTGGTAACGCGCGAAATGTCATTTGGCCAGTTCGTGGCAGCAGAAGTTATTGTTGTTCAGATTAGCTATGCGATAGAAAAGCTTATGACCAATATGAACACTGTATTTGACATGGTTACCGGTAGCGAAAAGCTGGCTATAGTAACTGATTTAGAGTTACAGGAAGGAGACTTGAGCCATGAGTAA
- a CDS encoding SulP family inorganic anion transporter, producing the protein MAQQGSAADGLHLQKYFLSKNLKKDIPASIVVFLVALPLCLGIALASGAPLFAGLLTGIIGGIVVGTVSGSQLSVAGPAAGLTVIVLTAIGKLGSYEAFLLSVMIAGVFQILLGVIKAGTIGNYFPSAVIEGMLAAIGLILILKQFPHAVGYDADFEGDEGFMQVDKDNTFSGILSAVSKINYGAVIISLVSLALMIYWPKIKKVALVPAPLLVVLAGVLLSTLFAGTSFALRDKQFVQIPVVDGVGSVLSLFKSPNFSEITNKQVWITAFTIAVIASLETLLSLEAVDKIDPIKRISPTNRELIAQGAGNIVSGLLGGLPMTAVIVRSSANVNAGARTKTSAVLHGFWLLLSFLFIPTLINLIPLSCLAAILLVTGYKLARIALFKHMWHKGWSQFIPFVVTIVAVLLTDLLIGVGIGMLVGIFYILRTNLRNPYFYQIDCKEDKEVIRIKLAEEVSFLNKAAIQVTLTSLPAESHVVIDGSNSRYIDVDVLEIIHNYKHNAFTKGIIVELYEIKDRYDVPAFKELKYKQPV; encoded by the coding sequence ATGGCGCAACAAGGGTCGGCTGCAGATGGCTTGCATCTGCAAAAATATTTCTTGTCTAAAAATTTAAAGAAGGATATTCCGGCAAGTATTGTCGTTTTCCTGGTGGCTTTACCGCTATGTTTGGGTATTGCCCTGGCATCGGGTGCACCGCTTTTTGCCGGTTTGTTAACCGGTATTATTGGCGGCATAGTAGTTGGCACGGTCAGCGGTTCACAACTGAGCGTGGCAGGCCCGGCTGCAGGGTTAACGGTTATTGTGTTAACGGCAATTGGCAAACTGGGTTCTTACGAGGCCTTTTTGCTAAGTGTAATGATAGCTGGTGTATTCCAAATACTGCTGGGCGTAATTAAAGCCGGCACAATAGGTAATTACTTTCCCTCTGCAGTAATTGAAGGTATGCTGGCAGCTATCGGTTTAATACTGATACTGAAACAGTTTCCGCACGCAGTAGGTTACGATGCAGATTTTGAAGGTGATGAAGGTTTTATGCAGGTTGATAAGGACAATACCTTTTCGGGTATATTGAGTGCCGTGTCTAAAATTAATTATGGAGCTGTGATCATTAGCCTGGTATCGCTGGCGTTGATGATTTACTGGCCAAAAATTAAGAAGGTAGCCCTTGTACCTGCGCCACTGCTGGTGGTACTGGCCGGTGTATTACTAAGCACTTTGTTTGCCGGCACCAGCTTTGCGTTGCGCGATAAACAGTTTGTACAAATACCCGTTGTGGACGGTGTTGGATCTGTCCTCTCCTTGTTCAAGTCGCCTAATTTTTCGGAGATAACCAATAAGCAAGTTTGGATTACTGCCTTTACCATTGCTGTAATAGCCAGTTTGGAAACACTGCTCAGTTTAGAAGCTGTGGATAAGATCGACCCTATCAAGCGTATATCTCCCACTAACCGCGAGTTGATAGCACAGGGTGCGGGCAACATTGTGAGTGGCCTTTTAGGCGGTTTGCCCATGACTGCCGTTATCGTGCGTTCATCAGCTAACGTAAATGCCGGTGCACGTACCAAAACCAGCGCTGTTTTACACGGCTTTTGGTTGCTGTTGTCATTCCTGTTTATACCTACGCTTATTAATTTGATACCACTATCGTGTTTAGCGGCTATACTGCTGGTAACAGGTTACAAGTTGGCTCGTATAGCTTTATTTAAGCATATGTGGCACAAAGGATGGAGCCAGTTCATCCCCTTTGTGGTTACCATTGTGGCCGTACTGCTAACCGATTTGCTGATTGGTGTAGGCATAGGCATGCTGGTAGGTATATTCTATATACTGCGTACCAATTTGCGTAACCCTTACTTTTACCAAATTGATTGCAAGGAAGACAAAGAGGTAATTCGTATCAAACTGGCCGAAGAAGTGTCCTTTTTAAATAAGGCCGCTATACAAGTAACGCTAACCAGCCTGCCGGCCGAGTCGCATGTGGTTATTGATGGTTCCAACTCACGTTATATTGATGTTGACGTGTTGGAGATCATTCATAATTATAAGCACAACGCCTTTACCAAAGGTATCATAGTAGAACTTTATGAGATAAAAGACAGGTATGATGTACCTGCATTTAAGGAATTAAAGTACAAACAACCAGTATAA
- a CDS encoding M42 family metallopeptidase: MSEQENDNKPQHVAVVNDTSLSFFEKYINNPSPTGFEWKGQVLWLEYLKPYIDTYYVDNYGTAVGIINPEAEYKVVIEAHADEISWFVNYITSDGLIYVIRNGGSDHQIAPSKRVNIHTDKGVVKAVFGWPAIHTRQGGDKEEAPTLKNIFLDCGCTSMEEVEAMGIHVGCVITYEDEFSVLNNRYYMGRALDNRAGGFMIAEVARLLKENNKTLPFGLYIVNAVQEEIGLRGAEMIAHKIKPHVAIVTDVTHDTQTPMINKITQGDLACGRGPVISYAPAVQNNLNKLLIESAQKADIPFQRQASSRSTGTDTDAFAYSNDGVPSALISLPLRYMHTTVEMIHKEDVDNVIRLIYETLLNIEAGQDFRYIK, from the coding sequence ATGTCTGAACAAGAAAACGATAATAAGCCTCAGCATGTAGCTGTCGTAAACGATACTTCCCTTTCATTTTTTGAGAAATATATAAACAACCCCTCGCCTACCGGCTTTGAGTGGAAAGGCCAGGTACTTTGGCTCGAATACCTGAAACCGTACATAGATACTTACTATGTAGACAACTACGGCACTGCTGTAGGTATCATTAACCCCGAAGCTGAATACAAAGTGGTAATTGAAGCACATGCCGATGAAATATCATGGTTTGTGAATTACATTACCAGCGATGGCTTGATTTACGTTATACGCAACGGCGGCTCCGACCACCAGATAGCGCCATCGAAACGGGTTAACATACATACTGACAAAGGCGTTGTAAAAGCTGTTTTTGGTTGGCCTGCTATACACACCCGCCAGGGCGGCGACAAAGAAGAAGCGCCCACGTTGAAAAACATATTCCTGGATTGCGGCTGCACTTCTATGGAAGAGGTTGAAGCTATGGGTATACATGTAGGTTGTGTTATAACTTATGAGGATGAGTTCTCGGTATTAAACAACCGCTACTACATGGGGCGTGCGCTGGATAACCGCGCTGGCGGCTTTATGATAGCTGAGGTAGCCCGCCTGTTGAAAGAAAATAACAAGACGCTACCCTTTGGTCTGTATATTGTAAATGCCGTGCAGGAAGAAATAGGCTTACGTGGCGCCGAAATGATTGCTCACAAAATTAAACCGCACGTAGCCATTGTAACCGATGTTACCCACGATACACAAACGCCAATGATTAACAAGATCACGCAGGGCGATCTGGCTTGTGGCCGTGGCCCGGTTATTTCTTATGCACCGGCTGTGCAAAACAACCTGAACAAGCTATTAATCGAGTCGGCTCAAAAAGCAGACATCCCGTTTCAGCGCCAGGCGTCATCACGTTCAACCGGTACAGATACGGATGCTTTTGCATACTCAAATGATGGTGTGCCTTCAGCGCTTATTTCGTTGCCTTTGCGTTACATGCATACAACAGTCGAAATGATACATAAAGAAGACGTAGACAACGTAATACGCCTCATTTATGAAACTTTATTAAATATTGAAGCCGGACAAGATTTCAGATATATTAAATAA
- a CDS encoding biotin/lipoyl-binding protein: MSKKQNITEVMENWEQLSEKSVQKLMPAKGARLLGRILIAVLILFIIILMLPWRQTIPGRGTVTALRPQDRPQTVQNQIGGRIERWAVSEGQEVKKGDTILVLSETSQSYFDPELPERLNEQLTAKRGSEVAAVQKIEAGNAQIAALTNGLRFQLSAAENKVRQAKNYVDIDSADLVAVQNFYDISQVRLKRYEAGYKTGLFSLTDIESRRLKLQEDKAKVISQQNKLNNSKQNLINARIDLDNIRAKYQETLAKAQSDLGSAISGRASVQGEIAKLRNDIANISIRRNLYVVRAPQSGFVVKTLKAGLGENIKEGESIATLQPKSPQVAAEIYVSAMDVPLILDTSDVRLQFEGWPSIQFSGWPSVAVGTFAGKVFSIDKVSSSGGKYRLLIKQANPVPTKDEPWPPQLRQGSGVYGRVILRSVPVWYEIWRQLNGFPPSLEKEPDTGSKDKEKEKKS; the protein is encoded by the coding sequence ATGAGTAAAAAACAGAATATTACTGAGGTAATGGAAAACTGGGAGCAGCTATCCGAAAAATCGGTTCAAAAGTTAATGCCGGCCAAAGGCGCGCGTTTGCTGGGCCGCATACTTATTGCCGTACTAATCCTCTTTATCATTATTTTAATGTTGCCCTGGCGGCAAACCATACCCGGCAGGGGTACTGTAACAGCCTTGCGGCCGCAAGACCGGCCGCAGACGGTGCAAAACCAAATTGGGGGCCGTATTGAGCGCTGGGCGGTTAGCGAAGGACAGGAAGTAAAGAAAGGTGACACTATACTTGTGTTATCAGAAACCAGTCAGTCGTATTTTGATCCGGAATTGCCCGAAAGGTTAAATGAGCAGCTAACTGCTAAACGTGGAAGCGAAGTAGCCGCAGTTCAGAAAATAGAGGCAGGCAATGCGCAGATTGCGGCCCTTACCAACGGCTTACGCTTTCAGTTAAGTGCGGCCGAAAATAAAGTAAGGCAGGCTAAAAACTATGTTGACATTGACAGCGCTGATTTAGTGGCTGTTCAAAATTTTTACGACATCAGCCAGGTACGGCTTAAGCGTTATGAAGCGGGTTACAAAACCGGTTTGTTTTCGCTTACTGATATTGAGTCGAGAAGGCTCAAACTTCAGGAAGATAAAGCTAAAGTGATCAGTCAGCAAAATAAGCTCAATAATTCCAAGCAAAATTTAATCAACGCACGTATTGATCTGGATAATATCCGCGCCAAATATCAGGAAACGCTGGCTAAAGCCCAGTCTGACCTGGGTTCGGCCATATCTGGCCGTGCCAGTGTGCAGGGTGAGATTGCCAAACTGCGTAATGATATTGCCAACATATCTATCAGGCGTAACTTGTACGTGGTACGGGCGCCGCAAAGCGGGTTTGTGGTAAAAACTTTAAAAGCAGGTTTAGGCGAAAATATTAAGGAAGGCGAATCTATAGCCACCCTGCAGCCTAAATCACCACAAGTGGCTGCCGAAATTTATGTAAGCGCAATGGATGTTCCGCTTATACTGGATACCAGCGATGTAAGGCTTCAGTTTGAGGGCTGGCCATCAATCCAGTTTTCGGGCTGGCCATCGGTTGCGGTAGGGACGTTTGCCGGCAAGGTCTTTTCTATTGATAAGGTAAGCAGCTCGGGTGGTAAGTATCGCTTATTAATAAAGCAAGCTAACCCGGTTCCAACCAAAGATGAGCCCTGGCCGCCGCAATTGCGTCAGGGATCGGGCGTGTACGGCCGTGTAATATTACGTTCGGTACCGGTATGGTATGAAATATGGCGGCAGCTTAACGGTTTCCCGCCCAGCCTGGAAAAGGAACCTGATACCGGTAGCAAGGATAAAGAAAAAGAAAAGAAAAGTTAG
- a CDS encoding sugar phosphate nucleotidyltransferase produces the protein MKPTLLILAAGMASRYGSMKQVDGFGPNGETIIDYSIYDAIKAGFGKVSFIIREEFLDSFKAIFEPKLAGRIETDYVFQSYDLTQFGIDKTIERAKPWGTAHAVLAARNQVHEPFCVINADDFYGYEAFEKMAQFLTTEVADDNYSLMGYQIDRTLSDYGSVSRGVCKVEDGYMVEINERTEVYFKDGDVFYKDATGEHPLPNDTRVSMNFWGFTPAVFKQSEEMFKRFVDANENNPKAEFFIPLVADELIKSGTAQFKVIPTGNKWFGVTYKEDKPIVQESISELVKNGTYPEQLWS, from the coding sequence ATGAAACCAACGTTATTAATATTGGCCGCAGGTATGGCCAGCCGTTATGGCAGCATGAAACAGGTTGATGGATTTGGCCCTAATGGCGAAACCATTATTGATTACTCCATTTATGACGCTATTAAAGCTGGCTTTGGTAAGGTGAGCTTTATCATCCGTGAGGAGTTTTTAGATTCATTCAAAGCCATATTTGAGCCAAAGCTTGCTGGCCGTATCGAGACTGATTATGTGTTTCAGAGTTATGATTTAACCCAGTTTGGCATCGATAAAACCATTGAGCGCGCCAAACCATGGGGTACTGCCCATGCTGTATTGGCTGCACGCAACCAGGTACACGAACCTTTTTGTGTTATTAACGCCGATGATTTTTATGGCTACGAGGCTTTTGAAAAAATGGCCCAGTTTTTAACCACTGAAGTTGCCGATGACAATTACTCGCTGATGGGTTACCAGATTGACAGAACTTTGTCTGACTATGGTTCAGTATCTCGCGGTGTTTGTAAAGTGGAAGACGGTTACATGGTTGAAATTAACGAACGTACCGAAGTTTACTTTAAAGACGGTGACGTATTTTACAAAGATGCAACGGGCGAGCATCCGCTACCTAATGATACCCGCGTATCGATGAACTTTTGGGGCTTTACGCCGGCTGTATTTAAACAAAGCGAAGAAATGTTTAAGCGCTTTGTTGACGCTAATGAAAACAACCCTAAAGCCGAATTTTTCATCCCGCTGGTGGCTGATGAATTGATTAAGTCGGGTACTGCACAGTTTAAAGTTATCCCTACCGGTAACAAATGGTTTGGCGTTACTTATAAAGAAGACAAGCCAATTGTACAGGAAAGCATTTCTGAACTGGTTAAAAACGGTACTTACCCGGAGCAACTTTGGTCGTAA